The nucleotide sequence GCCCCAAAACGGATCCATTTCTAATCCATGAGCTAAGGCAATCACCGCTTCCAGGCCCCCTTTCTTGGCTAAGGCTTTAGCGGCATTGATCCGACTGAGGGGTTCGGGATCGTGTTTGAGTTGGCTCTTGAGTTCGGGTAGGGGATACTCTAAGGTGACGGTTTTTAAGGTGTGGTTGCCAACATCAAAGCTGATAAATTGCGGTTTTTGTGGGAGTGGGATATAAAAACTTTGTTCCGGTTCATGGATGCGGACAGAAAGGGTTTGCGATGTCACTTCGCCGCTATCAGCTACAAAACCAAAACCCAAGGGAATATCTAAATCAAATAAGCCTCGCTCTAAAGGAGATGTACCTTCCTTGCTGGCCTGGGTTTGAGTAACCGTAATAACCGCTAACTTACTCTTAGAATCCCAACGATAGACAACTTTATAGTCTGGATGCCCACCCCGAAACACATATTGATCAAATAAGGGCATTAAATTCCGGCCGGTGGCTTTCTCGATGGCCCGCAATAGATCAATTGTTTCAACGGTTTTGTGAGCATTATCCTGGACAAAGGTATGGATGGCTTTCCAGAATAAATCCTCCCCCAACTCCGCCCGGATCATGTGATAGACACAGGCCCCTTTTTCATAGAGGTGACGGTCGTAGAGTTCAATCGCTTCTCGGTAAATGTGGGTGACGATGGGGCGGCGGTAGCGGGAACTGTCTTCATGGAGGTAGTTGCGAATTTCACCCAGGCGATAATAGGCGGCTTCATCGGCTCCGTACTCCTGCTCTGTCCACATGATTTCGGAATAGGAAGCCATCCCTTCTTTAATCCAAGCGTGAGACCAATGTTTGATCACCACTAAATCGCCAAACCACTGATGGGCCAGTTCGTGGGCAACTAAACTTTCACTGTTGCGGTTATCAAGAGCGGCCCGTTCATCCAATAAACAACGGTCAGTTAACAGGGTGGTTGAGGTGTTTTCCATGCCGCCAAAAATGAAGTCATCGACACAGACTTGGGCGTATTTGGGATAGGGGTAGTTGTAACCATATTTCTGACTGAAAAACTCAATCATTTGTGGTGTTTTACCCATGGTTCGTTGTCCGTCTGCTTCCCGGCCGGGGGTGACGTAATAGGTAACGGGTTTGCCCTGCCAACTGTCTTGGAGTTCCGTAAATTCCCCGACAGCCAATGTCATTAAATAGGTGGGATGGACTTGGGGTTGATACCAGTGATAAATCTTGTGGTCGCCGTGATCTTCTACGCCCCGTAATTCCCCGTTAGAAATGGCCATATAAGGTTGGGGGACTCGCACCCGAATCTCTGAAGTGGCCAGTTGGCCGGGGTAATCGAAACAGGGAAACCAAAACCGGGAGTCTTCATCTTCCCCTTGTGTCCAGGCCTGGATTGGTTTATGCGGGTAATGCTCATTGGGCAGAACAAAATAGAGGCCACGTTGGGGGTGGTCGAGATGATAGTCAATTTTGATCGTGATCGGTTGTCCGGGGGTGGGTGGGTGGGCCAGGGCAATGATTAGTTGTTCGCCATCGTAGCTATAGTTGACGGATTGGTCGTTAATCCAGACCCCTTTAATGTTTTGGTTGACAGCATCAAGGGTGAGTTGCTCCAGGCCTGGGACGATGGGGTTTAAGCGAATTTGGCAGGTTCCCCAACATTGCTGCTGCTGGAGGTCTAAATTCAGGTCTAGGAAAATGTGTTCGACCTGGCCTGGGCGATCCGGGTTGTAGTGAGGTTTTGCACCAGACAAGACAAATGAAGGCCGACTTTCCCCATCTAAAAACGACCGAAGCTCAACGGAACCAAGCATGATTCAAGCCAAATAGACAGCACTTTTTCAGGGTAGCGTGGATAGTTAGAATGTGAGCATCCTGGGCTATGGGACTCACGGGCTACGATGAAACTGTGGTTAACCTTTTTATCTGTCCTACCCGGTACGCTCCTAACTGTCTTAGTTGCTGTAACCGCTGCATTGAGGTTTTATGAGCCAGCAGATTTCTCACTCCAATTCACCCCCGAAGTCTTCAGAGAATGGAGCTTATGGGCCTTTGCCGCAACCCTCCTGGTGGCTGTGGTGGATCTTGGCCTTAAGTGGTTCAATGGAAACGTGGCTCGAAACCGAGAGGATCAAGCAAGAAACCGAGAAATTGAGAGAGAGCAACGCCAGGATAGACGAGATATTGCGCTCCTAACTTACTTGGCTGATCCCACCCCAGAAAATCAAGTAAAACTCCGGGCCATTTGCCAAGAAATTGAAAATTATCCTGGGTGATAGAAGATTAATTATATATATTGAAATAATATAATAGTAAATTGACTTAAAAATCTCATTACTTCTTAATTAAGATATATGCCTTA is from Synechococcus sp. PCC 6312 and encodes:
- a CDS encoding M1 family metallopeptidase, which translates into the protein MLGSVELRSFLDGESRPSFVLSGAKPHYNPDRPGQVEHIFLDLNLDLQQQQCWGTCQIRLNPIVPGLEQLTLDAVNQNIKGVWINDQSVNYSYDGEQLIIALAHPPTPGQPITIKIDYHLDHPQRGLYFVLPNEHYPHKPIQAWTQGEDEDSRFWFPCFDYPGQLATSEIRVRVPQPYMAISNGELRGVEDHGDHKIYHWYQPQVHPTYLMTLAVGEFTELQDSWQGKPVTYYVTPGREADGQRTMGKTPQMIEFFSQKYGYNYPYPKYAQVCVDDFIFGGMENTSTTLLTDRCLLDERAALDNRNSESLVAHELAHQWFGDLVVIKHWSHAWIKEGMASYSEIMWTEQEYGADEAAYYRLGEIRNYLHEDSSRYRRPIVTHIYREAIELYDRHLYEKGACVYHMIRAELGEDLFWKAIHTFVQDNAHKTVETIDLLRAIEKATGRNLMPLFDQYVFRGGHPDYKVVYRWDSKSKLAVITVTQTQASKEGTSPLERGLFDLDIPLGFGFVADSGEVTSQTLSVRIHEPEQSFYIPLPQKPQFISFDVGNHTLKTVTLEYPLPELKSQLKHDPEPLSRINAAKALAKKGGLEAVIALAHGLEMDPFWGVRVEIAKQLGTIKLDQALHALAIGLQDTEARVRRACVDAITSFKSTEAYQLIKAMAIHGDASYLVEAAALRGIGEIAAAKPGDKPKPKKVFKILETALEERSGWNEVVRAGAIGGLGALKELPEAVDLVLDYTQLGIPQPLRLAAIRTLGTLGKSQTPELLERILNRVQHLSTESFFLTQVAVISALSQMDSSQALGLLRHMAEQCLDGRVKRAADEGVAKVQKAIGNSQALKTVHDDLADLKKQNQKLLSRLEQLEAQTKANQTEDPNTPVESNGQTT